GCGTCGCCGAATTCCTGGAACTGCCCTACGTCAAGCCGAACATCCTCGGCAACACCCGCATGCTGCTCGAACTCGATCACCCACGTGGCGAGGGCTGATTATGCTGCGTGGGGACCATTGCCGCCACCAGCTTCCACACCCCGGTCGACGGGTTGCATCGGTGCTCTCGCCCGTATTCGCACCGTGCTGCTGCACGAGCTACCGCCACCTCGATGCCTTCGGCGAACTCTCCGAAAACAAGCCGGGTCTTGTCATAGCTCGGCAGGTGGCGACGCAGTTGCCGATCGACATCGGACGCATCCGCCAGGTTCCGGTAATACTTGCGAAGCCCTTCGAGGTATTGTTTTTCGGTCTTTACTCCTCCGCATACCACAAGAATCAGCGAGCGAGACTCGGCTCGTGGGGCTCTGCGCCGCCGACTGTTTTCCCGTTTGGTCACTGCTCCCCCTTCGCCGCGGAGACGAAGTCGTCCACATCGAGGAACGGGACAGCTCCGTAGCTGCCGCGAAGGTAGCGTCGTTCGGCGTTCTCCCCCTTGCGTGGCTTGAAATCACTGAGTGGGTACAACTCGCTCGCACCGCTGGTGTCCTTCTCCACGAACCACACCTGGTCACGCTTGAGCACCTCTTCACCCATCATCGTGCCCAGTAGGCTCGTGTCGTGCGTGGTGAAGATCAACTGCGCACCGTACGGGTTTGGTCTGCTCATCCTGGAACAACCCCACCAGCCGTGACGTCAGCAGAGGATGCAAGCTGGTGTCGATCTCATCCACCAGGAGAACTCTTCCACGATCCAGCGCATCGAGCACGTCCGGAAGCAGTTCGAACCACGCCTGAGTTCCCGCCGACTCGTCGTGTATGTCGAACGGTCGGCTGTAGTTCCCATGCACCATCTTTACTTCGGTCATGGTTCGCGGACCATCCGCACGTACCTGTTCGATTTGCTGGGATATACGCGAAACTTCATCAGCATCCTGACGTTCATTCGCATCCCTCAAGAGCCGCTCGAGGCGCGGAACATGCTTGGGATCCTCCGTTTCCTCGACATAAATATCGGTGATTCCGGAATCAGCCGCGGAAACGAGACCAACCAGCATTCGTCGGGACGCGTCACCGGCTTCCAGGTAAGACGCTATTCTTCGTGCCAGCCTCCCCGTCGACCGCCGCAGAAAATTACTCTTCCGGCCTACAACAAAGGAAATTCGAAACCAATGATAGACCGGCATAAAAGAATCGATTCCGAACTGGACGGCAGCAGACAGAAAAAGACAGTTACCCCGGGTCAATTCCTGCAAGGACTGCAGCTTCCCCTTGGACTCGCCAAGCTTCGTTCCGAACTTGAAATCATCATTTTCTCGCTCGAAAAGCAGGCGCCTGCGCTTCTCGGGATACGAGTACAGCCACTCTTCTCGCACTCGCTCGTCATCCACGGTGAAACCGTACATGTACGGCACCGATTCGATCACCATCTCGATCACATATGTCGAGAGCTCAGCCTGCGCACCCGCATCGAGTCGGTACGGATGCCGAGGGACCCCTCCCTCGGCATCCCAGTCCCCGAGCGATCTCAGGACCGCCTCCCGCATGAAGTGGAAGCCGTCGAGCAGGTTCGACTTACCGGAGGCATTCGCCCCGTATATCGCCGCGACGGGCACCGCCATCCGATCCCGGTCATAACTCGGCATGAGCAGGAGCTCTTGCTCCTGCCGGAAGGACCGGTGGTTGCCCAACCGGAAGCTTCACAGCACGATGCACCCCTTTCACTCGTTCCTTCATCGGCCTATGTGCAAGTAAACCGTACAAAGACGGCCGAAGGGAAACCGAAAAGGCACTCTGGCTGCCGTACTGCCCCATCGGAGGTC
This Haloactinomyces albus DNA region includes the following protein-coding sequences:
- a CDS encoding AAA family ATPase, whose translation is MPSYDRDRMAVPVAAIYGANASGKSNLLDGFHFMREAVLRSLGDWDAEGGVPRHPYRLDAGAQAELSTYVIEMVIESVPYMYGFTVDDERVREEWLYSYPEKRRRLLFERENDDFKFGTKLGESKGKLQSLQELTRGNCLFLSAAVQFGIDSFMPVYHWFRISFVVGRKSNFLRRSTGRLARRIASYLEAGDASRRMLVGLVSAADSGITDIYVEETEDPKHVPRLERLLRDANERQDADEVSRISQQIEQVRADGPRTMTEVKMVHGNYSRPFDIHDESAGTQAWFELLPDVLDALDRGRVLLVDEIDTSLHPLLTSRLVGLFQDEQTKPVRCAVDLHHARHEPTGHDDG
- a CDS encoding AAA family ATPase: MMGEEVLKRDQVWFVEKDTSGASELYPLSDFKPRKGENAERRYLRGSYGAVPFLDVDDFVSAAKGEQ